Proteins encoded within one genomic window of Geotalea daltonii FRC-32:
- a CDS encoding GSU3473 family protein, translated as MKVRVMYADGVVDSVPASVIGRLIELHQIVAFERSSGWVCIGEDPIRQRMQPYGGPGKRGYDEYLN; from the coding sequence ATGAAGGTACGGGTGATGTATGCAGACGGAGTCGTTGATTCGGTGCCGGCATCGGTCATTGGCCGGCTGATAGAGTTGCATCAGATTGTTGCCTTTGAAAGGTCATCCGGCTGGGTCTGCATAGGGGAAGACCCCATCAGGCAGAGGATGCAGCCCTATGGAGGACCGGGAAAAAGAGGGTATGACGAATATCTGAATTAG
- the trmFO gene encoding methylenetetrahydrofolate--tRNA-(uracil(54)-C(5))-methyltransferase (FADH(2)-oxidizing) TrmFO: MNNNKIKIIGGGLAGCEAAWQAAERGVAVKLHEMKPERYSPAHHLPGLAELVCSNSLRGESLDNAVGLLKEELKRSGSLFIAAALATRVPAGGALAVDRQLFSDYITEKITNHPLIEVVYGEVAQIPEEGIVIVASGPLTSDRLAASIATHTGNYLYFYDAIAPIVTADSIDFGKAFRASRYGKGDGDDYLNCPMDETTYKAFVAALLGGDKVAAKDFEKVVHFEGCMPIEEMAERGPETLRFGPMKPVGLPDPRTGVEPYAVVQLRQENRDGTLFNLVGFQTKLTYSEQKRIFSLIPGLEHADFVRLGSMHRNTFINAPQLLLPTFQLKNTPRILFAGQITGVEGYVESAGSGFMAGINVARLAKGGALTVPPPTTALGALVHHITSVDTKHFQPMNVNYGLFPELGGKVKKKDKRARLAERALTDLTEWQGMVQD; this comes from the coding sequence ATGAACAATAATAAGATTAAGATAATCGGTGGCGGGCTGGCCGGCTGCGAAGCGGCGTGGCAGGCGGCTGAACGCGGTGTTGCCGTAAAACTGCACGAGATGAAGCCGGAACGCTACTCTCCTGCCCATCACCTGCCCGGGCTGGCAGAACTGGTCTGCTCAAACTCCCTCCGGGGCGAGTCACTGGATAACGCTGTTGGCCTCCTCAAGGAGGAACTGAAGAGAAGCGGTTCACTGTTCATTGCCGCTGCCCTTGCCACCCGTGTCCCTGCCGGAGGGGCGCTGGCCGTTGATCGGCAGCTTTTTTCCGATTATATTACCGAGAAAATCACCAATCATCCTTTGATCGAAGTGGTGTACGGCGAGGTTGCCCAGATTCCTGAGGAAGGAATCGTCATTGTCGCTTCCGGCCCCCTTACCAGTGACCGCCTCGCCGCCAGTATCGCCACCCATACCGGCAACTACCTTTATTTTTATGATGCAATTGCTCCCATCGTCACTGCCGATTCCATCGATTTCGGCAAGGCCTTCCGGGCTTCACGCTATGGTAAGGGGGACGGCGACGATTACCTGAACTGCCCGATGGATGAGACAACATACAAAGCATTTGTTGCCGCTCTGTTGGGGGGGGACAAGGTTGCTGCCAAGGATTTCGAAAAGGTGGTACACTTTGAAGGGTGCATGCCCATTGAGGAGATGGCGGAGCGCGGTCCAGAGACTTTGCGTTTCGGGCCGATGAAGCCGGTGGGGCTTCCGGACCCCCGGACGGGTGTGGAACCTTATGCGGTGGTTCAGCTCAGGCAGGAGAATCGCGATGGAACCCTGTTCAACCTGGTCGGCTTCCAGACAAAGCTAACTTATTCCGAGCAGAAGAGGATTTTCAGCTTGATCCCGGGGCTGGAGCATGCCGACTTTGTCAGGCTTGGCTCGATGCACCGCAATACCTTTATCAACGCACCGCAGCTCTTGTTGCCCACATTCCAGCTGAAGAATACCCCTCGTATCCTTTTTGCCGGACAGATAACCGGCGTTGAGGGCTATGTGGAATCGGCGGGGAGCGGCTTCATGGCCGGAATCAATGTTGCACGACTGGCAAAGGGAGGGGCGCTGACCGTGCCGCCGCCGACCACGGCACTTGGCGCTTTGGTGCACCACATAACAAGCGTTGACACGAAACATTTCCAGCCGATGAATGTCAATTACGGCCTGTTCCCTGAGCTTGGCGGAAAGGTGAAAAAGAAGGACAAGCGGGCCCGCCTGGCAGAACGTGCTTTGACTGATCTGACAGAATGGCAGGGGATGGTTCAGGATTAA
- the dprA gene encoding DNA-processing protein DprA translates to MDHYYWFALKSVPGVGNVTFRKLLEAFETPERVLKASVNELARVKGISPNLAASIVTHEYRRIADLECEAVARQGVIIVDFLAAEYPKILLQINDPPPYLYVKGKLCGSETSVAIVGSRRASTYGLMTTERLAGELALNNVTVVSGMARGVDTAAHRGALKAEGRSIGVLGCGIDIVYPPENRPLFKEMEEKGALVSEFPMGTTPLAENFPRRNRIISGMSQGVLVVEAVQNSGSLITARYALEQGREIFAIPGNINSSNSRGTNLLIKQGAKLVEEVGDILEELHLPTAPAGQAPAPAFSLTPQEAGIFTLLAESPLHIDDIIVRSELTVPDLSAILLRLELKGAVVQLPGKHFSITK, encoded by the coding sequence ATGGACCATTATTACTGGTTTGCCCTTAAATCTGTTCCAGGTGTGGGAAACGTCACTTTCCGCAAGCTTCTGGAAGCCTTCGAGACACCGGAGCGAGTGCTGAAGGCTTCAGTCAATGAACTGGCGCGGGTGAAAGGAATTTCACCGAATCTTGCTGCTTCCATCGTCACTCATGAGTATAGGCGGATTGCCGATCTTGAATGCGAGGCGGTGGCGAGGCAGGGTGTCATTATCGTCGATTTTCTGGCTGCGGAATACCCGAAGATCCTGCTGCAGATAAACGATCCTCCTCCTTATCTTTATGTGAAGGGGAAACTGTGCGGCTCGGAAACTTCTGTTGCCATCGTCGGTTCCCGTCGTGCTTCCACCTATGGCTTGATGACCACCGAGCGACTGGCAGGTGAACTGGCCCTGAATAACGTGACGGTGGTTTCAGGTATGGCCAGGGGGGTTGATACGGCAGCCCACCGTGGGGCTTTGAAGGCTGAAGGCAGGAGCATCGGCGTCCTGGGTTGCGGCATAGATATAGTCTACCCGCCGGAGAATCGCCCGCTGTTCAAGGAGATGGAAGAAAAGGGGGCGCTTGTCTCCGAATTTCCCATGGGTACGACACCTCTGGCAGAAAATTTCCCCCGCCGCAACCGCATAATCAGCGGCATGTCCCAGGGGGTCCTGGTGGTCGAGGCGGTTCAGAACAGCGGATCTCTGATTACCGCACGCTATGCCCTGGAGCAGGGGCGAGAAATTTTTGCCATTCCTGGTAATATCAACAGTAGTAATTCCAGGGGGACAAATCTGCTGATCAAGCAAGGGGCGAAGCTGGTGGAAGAGGTGGGGGATATCCTGGAAGAGCTGCATCTGCCCACGGCACCAGCAGGTCAGGCACCTGCGCCGGCCTTCAGTCTTACTCCCCAGGAGGCAGGAATCTTTACCCTGCTGGCCGAATCGCCACTGCATATTGACGATATCATCGTCAGAAGTGAATTGACAGTGCCCGACCTTTCGGCTATTTTACTCCGCCTGGAGCTGAAGGGGGCTGTGGTGCAACTCCCCGGCAAACATTTCTCTATAACTAAATAA
- a CDS encoding GSU3473 family protein yields MDIKVIYNDGSVGAVPATSLEYRIAKKEIHAFQRSDGWVLIESGPLRKDYQSRPYSGSKKRITDYDDYIG; encoded by the coding sequence GTGGATATCAAGGTCATCTACAACGACGGCAGTGTCGGAGCAGTTCCAGCCACCTCGCTGGAATACCGGATTGCCAAAAAGGAAATCCACGCATTTCAAAGATCCGACGGCTGGGTTTTGATCGAGAGTGGCCCGTTGCGTAAGGACTATCAGAGTAGACCTTATTCCGGTTCAAAGAAGCGGATAACGGATTACGATGATTATATAGGATAG
- a CDS encoding 50S ribosomal protein L25 has translation MDQRILNVELRSKTGKGISRQLRRSESIPGVVYGKGIESVSVSLKTKELSNAIAGEGGRNHILTLKGGGSLDGQMVIVADLLQDSLKGLPLHVDLHKINLADKIKVKVKVNLVGTAAGVKEGGLLDFAMHEIEIECLPSHIPEHLDVDVTSLTLGHSIHIGDLKELPGIKVLGDPKASIISVLGRAKEEAAPVAEA, from the coding sequence ATGGACCAGAGGATATTGAATGTCGAGTTGAGAAGCAAAACAGGCAAGGGCATTTCCCGTCAGTTGAGGAGGAGTGAGTCAATCCCCGGCGTCGTTTACGGGAAGGGTATCGAGTCCGTATCCGTGTCGCTGAAGACCAAAGAATTGAGCAATGCCATTGCCGGCGAAGGGGGCCGCAATCACATCCTGACCCTGAAGGGAGGAGGAAGCCTTGACGGTCAGATGGTGATCGTTGCTGACCTTCTCCAGGACAGCCTCAAGGGCCTGCCGCTGCATGTGGACCTGCATAAGATCAATCTGGCCGACAAGATCAAGGTGAAGGTGAAGGTTAATCTTGTAGGTACTGCTGCCGGTGTCAAGGAAGGCGGGCTGCTTGACTTTGCCATGCATGAAATTGAGATCGAATGTCTGCCATCGCATATTCCCGAGCATCTGGATGTTGATGTGACTTCTCTGACCCTCGGTCATTCAATTCATATCGGCGACCTGAAAGAACTGCCCGGCATCAAGGTGCTTGGCGATCCCAAGGCCTCTATCATCAGTGTTCTTGGCAGGGCCAAGGAAGAAGCTGCTCCGGTTGCAGAAGCTTAA
- the ychF gene encoding redox-regulated ATPase YchF has product MGFNCGIVGLPNVGKSTIFNALTSAGAESANYPFCTIDPNVGIVQVPDERMKKLAEIVHPERILPTTIEFLDIAGLVKGASQGEGLGNKFLGHIRSVDAIVHVVRCFEDENVVHVSGGVNPVNDIEVIKTELGLADLDSVEKKLVRVEKLAKSGDKKVKDEADFYQRLKGAVEQGKRPQDVVTSDDEKLWLYDLHLLTDKPVLYVANVSEDDLEGKHPFVARVQELAAAEGARVVTICGRIEAEISELDGDEKEAFLAEMGLKESGLDRLIRSGYELLGLITYFTAGVKEVRAWTITRGTKAPQAAGVIHSDFEKGFIRAEVIAYSDFIAAGGEAGAKEKGLMRLEGKEYVVQDGDVMHFRFNV; this is encoded by the coding sequence ATGGGTTTCAACTGCGGCATAGTAGGACTCCCCAATGTGGGGAAATCAACCATATTCAATGCACTGACCTCGGCAGGGGCGGAGTCGGCAAACTACCCCTTCTGTACCATCGATCCTAACGTGGGGATCGTTCAGGTTCCCGACGAGCGGATGAAGAAGCTGGCCGAGATCGTCCATCCCGAGCGTATCCTGCCCACTACCATCGAATTCCTGGACATCGCCGGCCTGGTCAAGGGTGCCAGCCAGGGGGAGGGCTTGGGCAACAAGTTCCTCGGTCATATCCGCTCTGTGGACGCTATTGTCCATGTGGTTCGCTGTTTTGAAGATGAGAACGTCGTTCATGTGAGCGGCGGGGTCAACCCGGTCAATGATATTGAAGTCATCAAGACTGAACTGGGGTTGGCTGACCTGGACAGCGTCGAGAAAAAACTGGTCAGGGTGGAAAAGCTTGCCAAGAGCGGCGACAAGAAAGTGAAGGACGAAGCCGATTTCTATCAGCGGCTGAAGGGGGCAGTGGAGCAGGGGAAGCGGCCACAGGATGTGGTGACCAGCGACGATGAGAAATTATGGCTTTACGACCTCCATTTGCTGACTGACAAGCCGGTGCTCTATGTGGCCAATGTCTCCGAAGACGACCTTGAGGGAAAGCATCCTTTTGTCGCCCGGGTACAGGAATTGGCAGCAGCGGAAGGTGCCAGGGTTGTTACCATCTGCGGTCGTATCGAAGCCGAAATCTCTGAGCTGGACGGTGATGAGAAGGAGGCCTTTCTTGCCGAGATGGGGCTGAAAGAGTCGGGGCTTGACCGTCTGATCCGTTCCGGCTATGAACTGCTCGGCCTGATCACTTATTTCACCGCCGGTGTCAAGGAAGTACGCGCCTGGACAATTACCCGTGGTACAAAAGCGCCCCAGGCGGCCGGCGTGATCCATTCCGACTTCGAAAAGGGCTTCATCCGTGCAGAGGTTATCGCTTACAGCGACTTCATTGCTGCCGGTGGTGAAGCCGGGGCCAAGGAAAAAGGATTGATGCGGCTGGAGGGGAAGGAATATGTTGTGCAAGATGGAGACGTCATGCACTTCCGCTTCAACGTGTGA
- the topA gene encoding type I DNA topoisomerase, whose amino-acid sequence MPQHLVIVESPAKAKTIEKFLGPDYKVLASFGHVRALPSKQGSVDIEHDFEPKYAVLPESKKHIDAIKKELKQADVLLLATDPDREGEAISWHLLAALGLDKKPNIDIKRVVFHEITKGAIVNAVENPRGISHELVDAQQARSVLDYLVGFNLSPFLWKKIRYGLSAGRVQSVALRLICEREKEIQAFVEQEYWTIGADLSTAGKQNFTANLVEADGKKLGKFDIPGKEAADKLIEILDKATYSVEKVTKSERKRQPSPPFTTSTLQQEAARKLGFSAKKTMSIAQKLYEGIDIGEGTIGLITYMRTDSVVLSQQALDEAHQVITSLYGKEYALAKPRVFKNKAKNAQEAHEAIRPTYISKTPVELKKFLSSDQFKLYDLIWKRTVACQMAEALLDQTSVEISAGKGYKFRVAGTVIRFPGFMKLYIEGVDDETEEKEGVLPPLNEGDSLQLRDLLPEQHFTQPPPRYTEATLVKTLEEYGIGRPSTYASIMNTLVERKYARLDKKRFFPEDVGMVVSELLVNHFTKYVDYNFTASLEEELDQVSRGEKKWKPLLHEFWQPFHNLLKQKEGEVNKSDLTTEATDEICPECGKPLVVKLGKFGKFFACSGYPECKYIRPLDKDKKESAEPVFSEEKCEKCGSQMLIKEGRFGKYLACSAYPACKNMQPLVKPKGTGIKCVECGEGELTEKKSRYGKMFYSCNRYPQCKFALWDLPVEKPCPKCGFPLLVKKVYKREGEFLKCPKDGCDYKEGGKEK is encoded by the coding sequence ATGCCCCAACACCTTGTCATCGTCGAATCTCCGGCCAAGGCCAAAACTATCGAAAAATTTCTCGGTCCGGACTACAAAGTCCTGGCATCCTTTGGTCATGTGCGGGCCTTGCCCAGCAAGCAGGGATCGGTGGATATCGAACACGACTTCGAGCCGAAATATGCAGTTCTGCCGGAGAGCAAGAAGCATATTGACGCCATAAAGAAAGAGCTGAAACAGGCGGATGTGCTGCTTTTGGCCACTGACCCGGATCGGGAAGGCGAGGCCATTTCCTGGCACCTCCTGGCAGCACTGGGGCTCGATAAGAAGCCAAACATCGACATCAAGCGGGTGGTTTTCCATGAGATAACCAAAGGTGCCATCGTCAATGCGGTGGAAAATCCCAGAGGCATATCCCACGAACTGGTGGATGCCCAGCAGGCCCGCTCGGTGCTGGATTATCTGGTCGGTTTCAACCTCTCCCCATTTCTCTGGAAGAAGATTCGTTACGGCCTTTCCGCGGGCCGCGTGCAGTCGGTGGCGCTACGCCTGATCTGCGAGCGGGAAAAAGAAATCCAGGCCTTCGTCGAGCAGGAATACTGGACCATTGGCGCGGATCTGTCTACAGCCGGCAAGCAGAATTTTACCGCCAATCTGGTAGAGGCGGACGGCAAGAAGCTGGGAAAATTCGATATCCCCGGTAAGGAAGCTGCCGACAAGCTGATCGAGATTCTTGACAAGGCAACCTACTCTGTGGAGAAGGTAACGAAGAGTGAGCGTAAGCGGCAACCTTCGCCCCCCTTCACCACCTCTACCCTGCAGCAGGAAGCGGCACGCAAGCTGGGTTTTTCTGCCAAAAAAACCATGTCCATAGCCCAGAAGTTGTATGAGGGGATCGATATCGGCGAGGGGACCATCGGTCTCATCACCTACATGCGAACGGACAGCGTCGTTCTTTCCCAGCAGGCTCTGGATGAGGCTCACCAGGTCATCACTAGCCTCTACGGCAAAGAATATGCCCTGGCAAAACCGCGGGTCTTCAAGAATAAGGCGAAGAATGCCCAGGAGGCCCATGAGGCTATCCGCCCTACCTACATCAGCAAGACCCCGGTGGAGTTGAAAAAATTCCTCTCTTCGGACCAGTTCAAGCTGTACGACCTGATCTGGAAACGGACCGTTGCCTGTCAGATGGCTGAGGCCCTTTTGGACCAGACGTCGGTGGAAATCAGTGCCGGGAAAGGCTATAAATTCAGGGTCGCCGGCACGGTTATCCGCTTCCCCGGCTTTATGAAGCTCTACATCGAGGGGGTTGACGACGAGACCGAGGAGAAGGAAGGGGTGCTGCCGCCACTCAACGAGGGTGATAGCCTGCAACTTAGGGACCTGCTGCCCGAGCAGCATTTCACCCAGCCCCCACCTCGTTACACCGAGGCGACGCTGGTCAAGACCCTCGAAGAATATGGCATCGGCCGGCCTTCCACCTACGCCAGCATCATGAATACTCTGGTGGAGCGCAAGTATGCCCGGTTGGACAAGAAGCGCTTCTTTCCCGAAGATGTGGGGATGGTGGTCAGCGAACTCTTGGTCAATCACTTCACCAAATACGTGGATTACAACTTCACAGCTTCCTTGGAAGAGGAACTGGATCAGGTTTCCCGTGGAGAAAAAAAATGGAAACCTCTTCTCCACGAATTCTGGCAGCCATTCCACAATCTGCTCAAGCAGAAGGAGGGGGAAGTCAACAAATCTGACCTGACCACTGAGGCCACCGACGAGATCTGCCCCGAATGCGGAAAGCCGCTGGTGGTGAAGCTGGGTAAATTCGGCAAGTTCTTTGCCTGTTCCGGGTATCCCGAATGTAAATACATCCGTCCCTTGGACAAGGACAAGAAGGAGTCTGCCGAGCCGGTCTTTTCCGAAGAGAAGTGTGAAAAGTGCGGCAGCCAGATGCTGATCAAGGAGGGCCGCTTCGGCAAATATCTCGCCTGTTCGGCATACCCTGCCTGCAAGAACATGCAGCCGTTGGTTAAACCCAAGGGAACCGGCATTAAATGCGTCGAGTGTGGCGAAGGGGAGCTGACCGAGAAGAAATCCCGCTACGGCAAAATGTTTTACTCCTGCAACCGCTATCCCCAGTGTAAATTCGCCCTCTGGGACCTGCCGGTAGAGAAGCCCTGCCCCAAATGCGGTTTCCCGCTGCTGGTGAAGAAGGTCTACAAGCGTGAAGGGGAATTCCTGAAGTGTCCAAAAGATGGATGCGATTACAAGGAAGGGGGCAAGGAGAAATAA
- a CDS encoding Maf family nucleotide pyrophosphatase, producing MPKNFNIVLASASPRRVELLSSAGIDFEVMPGDVDETLLPGETPEQHVLRLAKSKAETVARKGHGRYFIGADTIVVCDGEIMGKPQDSTDAERMLKKLSGVAHEVITGFAVVDREAGCTVAEAVRTKVYFKPLRDEEIAAYIATGCPFDKAGAYAIQGGAAHMVRKIDGSYSNVVGLPLCEVVETLRNMGAL from the coding sequence ATGCCGAAAAACTTTAATATCGTTCTGGCTTCGGCATCGCCGCGCCGGGTTGAATTGCTTTCTTCTGCCGGGATCGATTTCGAGGTGATGCCCGGTGATGTTGACGAAACCCTCCTGCCGGGGGAAACACCCGAACAGCATGTGCTGAGACTGGCGAAGTCCAAGGCGGAAACCGTAGCGCGGAAAGGACATGGCCGTTATTTCATCGGCGCCGATACCATTGTTGTCTGTGACGGCGAAATAATGGGCAAGCCGCAGGATTCCACCGATGCGGAGCGGATGCTGAAGAAACTGTCGGGAGTTGCCCATGAGGTCATCACCGGCTTTGCCGTGGTCGACAGGGAAGCAGGCTGCACCGTTGCCGAAGCGGTGAGGACGAAGGTATATTTCAAGCCGCTACGCGACGAGGAGATTGCCGCATATATCGCCACTGGCTGCCCATTTGACAAGGCCGGAGCCTATGCCATCCAGGGGGGTGCTGCCCATATGGTGCGTAAGATCGACGGCTCCTATTCCAACGTGGTCGGATTGCCCCTGTGCGAAGTTGTTGAAACGCTCAGAAATATGGGAGCCCTTTGA
- a CDS encoding ribose-phosphate diphosphokinase, producing MENKIRVFSGNSNPVLAEKICESLKVPLGQAKVKTFSDGEIMVEIGENVRGRDIYVVQSTCSPTNNNLMELLIMMDALKRASAATITVVVPYYGYARQDRKAAPRTPITSKLVADLITTAGADRVVTVDLHAGQIQGFFNIPVDNLYAAPVLIDHLKSRFPDGAEQIVMVSPDAGGTERARAFAKRLGCTLAVIDKRRTGPNVAEVMHLIGDVKGKVAIILDDMIDTAGTLTQAANALKAHGAETIYACATHGVLSGPAIERINNSVIERIVITDTVPLGEKAGQTQKVMVLSVANLLAEAIRRIHEDESVSSLFI from the coding sequence ATGGAAAACAAGATCAGGGTCTTCAGCGGAAATTCCAACCCGGTACTGGCGGAGAAAATCTGTGAAAGTCTGAAGGTGCCGTTGGGGCAGGCAAAGGTAAAAACCTTTTCCGACGGTGAAATCATGGTGGAAATAGGTGAGAACGTCCGGGGACGCGATATCTATGTTGTTCAGTCCACTTGCTCTCCCACCAACAATAACCTGATGGAACTCCTGATCATGATGGATGCCCTCAAGCGTGCTTCTGCCGCGACCATCACGGTTGTTGTGCCCTACTACGGGTATGCCCGTCAGGATCGCAAAGCGGCCCCCCGTACCCCGATTACCTCCAAGCTGGTTGCCGACCTTATCACCACCGCCGGTGCCGATCGCGTCGTAACCGTTGATCTTCATGCCGGGCAGATTCAAGGCTTTTTCAATATTCCGGTCGATAACCTCTATGCAGCACCGGTCCTTATCGATCACCTGAAGAGCAGGTTTCCCGATGGGGCTGAGCAGATTGTCATGGTCTCTCCCGATGCCGGCGGTACAGAACGGGCCAGGGCCTTTGCCAAGCGCCTTGGTTGTACTCTTGCCGTTATCGATAAGCGTCGCACCGGCCCCAATGTTGCCGAGGTGATGCATCTGATCGGCGACGTCAAGGGCAAGGTTGCCATCATCCTTGATGATATGATCGACACTGCAGGAACCTTGACTCAGGCAGCCAACGCCTTGAAAGCCCACGGTGCAGAAACAATCTATGCCTGTGCCACCCATGGTGTTCTTTCCGGACCGGCTATCGAGCGGATCAACAATTCAGTCATCGAGAGAATAGTCATTACGGATACCGTTCCCTTGGGGGAAAAGGCCGGGCAGACGCAGAAAGTCATGGTGTTGTCCGTTGCCAATCTGCTTGCCGAGGCCATCAGACGCATCCATGAAGATGAGTCCGTCAGTTCACTGTTTATTTGA
- a CDS encoding YggS family pyridoxal phosphate-dependent enzyme — protein sequence MSIADNLGQIEKRIEKAAVKAGREPASVRLVVVSKMQQPSAVDDAARAGQRLFGENYVQELVSKVSQVGEQVTWHFIGSLQSNKVRQIAGLVEMIHSVDRLSLAREIDRQWQKLGRICNVLVQVNVAGEATKSGSSAGELLELVRNISLLPNVRIKGLMTMPPFFDDPEGARPYFRELRDLSRMIADEPIANVEMNELSMGMSGDFEVAIEEGATLVRVGSAIFGERQAS from the coding sequence ATGTCCATAGCTGATAACCTCGGGCAGATAGAGAAAAGAATCGAAAAAGCCGCTGTTAAAGCCGGTCGGGAACCTGCCTCAGTGCGTCTGGTGGTGGTATCCAAGATGCAACAGCCCTCTGCGGTTGATGATGCTGCGCGGGCAGGTCAGCGGCTATTTGGTGAAAATTATGTCCAGGAACTGGTGTCCAAAGTCAGCCAAGTGGGAGAGCAGGTGACCTGGCACTTCATCGGCAGCCTGCAATCCAACAAGGTGAGGCAGATTGCCGGACTGGTGGAAATGATCCATTCGGTGGACAGGCTCTCGCTGGCCCGGGAGATTGACCGGCAATGGCAGAAACTGGGCCGGATATGCAACGTGCTGGTCCAGGTGAATGTTGCCGGGGAAGCTACCAAATCCGGATCTTCCGCCGGGGAATTGCTGGAGCTGGTGCGTAATATCTCCCTTTTGCCAAATGTGCGAATCAAGGGGCTGATGACCATGCCTCCCTTCTTTGATGACCCCGAAGGGGCGCGCCCCTATTTCCGCGAACTGAGGGATCTGTCACGGATGATCGCAGATGAACCTATTGCCAATGTGGAGATGAACGAGCTTTCCATGGGGATGTCCGGAGATTTCGAGGTGGCCATCGAGGAAGGCGCTACACTGGTCAGGGTCGGCTCGGCCATATTTGGCGAGCGGCAGGCGAGTTAG
- the pth gene encoding aminoacyl-tRNA hydrolase, which translates to MAVKIIVGLGNPGPKYQWTRHNAGFMVLDRLSHLAGIAISKKTFSGVCGEGNWQGERLILLKPQTFMNLSGRSAAEAIRFHKLPIEDLIVIHDDLDIPFGRVKLKQGGGHAGHNGLRSLAQELGSGDFVRVRVGIGRPVHGDVVNYVLNNFSPEEMASLPRLLDGVVDLVEMLAREGLPKTMSLYNNKDLI; encoded by the coding sequence ATGGCCGTAAAAATTATTGTTGGGCTGGGTAATCCCGGCCCGAAATACCAATGGACCCGCCATAACGCGGGTTTCATGGTTTTAGACCGTCTTTCCCATCTGGCCGGCATCGCAATCTCGAAAAAGACCTTTTCGGGGGTTTGTGGAGAAGGCAATTGGCAGGGAGAGCGGCTGATTCTTCTCAAGCCCCAGACCTTCATGAACCTGTCAGGCCGTTCCGCCGCCGAAGCAATCAGATTTCACAAGCTTCCAATAGAAGACCTCATTGTCATCCACGATGACCTGGATATCCCCTTCGGACGCGTAAAATTGAAACAAGGTGGTGGGCACGCCGGTCATAACGGTCTCCGTTCACTGGCACAGGAACTTGGCAGCGGTGATTTTGTCAGGGTCCGGGTTGGCATCGGCCGGCCGGTCCATGGAGATGTGGTCAATTACGTACTCAACAACTTTAGTCCGGAGGAAATGGCGTCGTTGCCTCGCCTGCTGGATGGTGTTGTCGACCTGGTGGAGATGCTGGCCAGAGAGGGTCTGCCGAAAACAATGAGTCTGTATAACAACAAGGATTTGATCTAG
- the ispE gene encoding 4-(cytidine 5'-diphospho)-2-C-methyl-D-erythritol kinase yields the protein MKTIECKAPAKVNYRLDVLRRRPDGYHDLRMIMQRIDLCDDIRISLSETPGVRVACGKEGVPDGPGNIAWRAADALLKLSGRCTGIDISIVKNIPVAAGLGGGSSDCASALMGVNELLELHLTDEQLMEAGSKLGADVPFFIFKKTALAEGIGDKLAAVEAAPAWLVIVNPNLAVSTAWVYQNLQLTAGKDEYIIPRFYGSVSDICAILANDLEKVTIGRFPVINQIKQKLLQVGAAGSLMSGSGSTVFGIFAEEAPARKAAEKLSRESDWFVAAVKTL from the coding sequence ATGAAAACAATTGAATGTAAAGCTCCGGCAAAGGTCAATTACCGTTTGGATGTCCTGCGCCGGCGGCCGGACGGGTACCATGACCTGCGCATGATTATGCAGCGTATCGACCTCTGTGATGATATCCGCATTTCTCTGTCGGAAACTCCCGGAGTGCGGGTGGCCTGCGGCAAAGAGGGGGTGCCCGATGGACCGGGCAATATCGCCTGGCGGGCTGCCGATGCGTTGCTCAAGCTTTCGGGGCGATGCACAGGCATCGACATCAGCATCGTCAAGAACATACCGGTGGCTGCCGGTCTTGGTGGCGGCAGCAGCGACTGTGCCTCTGCCCTGATGGGGGTGAACGAACTCCTTGAACTGCATCTGACCGATGAACAGCTGATGGAGGCAGGGAGCAAGCTTGGTGCCGACGTTCCATTTTTTATCTTCAAAAAGACGGCCCTTGCAGAGGGGATAGGCGATAAGCTTGCTGCCGTTGAGGCTGCCCCCGCATGGCTGGTTATCGTCAATCCCAATCTCGCTGTATCCACCGCATGGGTATACCAAAATTTGCAATTGACAGCCGGAAAAGATGAATATATAATTCCTCGCTTCTATGGGAGTGTCTCGGATATCTGCGCGATCCTTGCCAACGACCTGGAGAAGGTTACCATCGGCAGGTTTCCCGTCATAAACCAGATCAAGCAGAAGCTGCTCCAGGTGGGCGCAGCCGGCTCGCTTATGTCCGGCAGTGGCTCCACAGTCTTCGGCATCTTCGCAGAAGAAGCCCCCGCCCGAAAGGCGGCGGAAAAGCTTTCCAGGGAGAGCGACTGGTTCGTAGCTGCGGTCAAAACACTGTAA